A genomic window from Lotus japonicus ecotype B-129 chromosome 1, LjGifu_v1.2 includes:
- the LOC130729440 gene encoding tyrosyl-DNA phosphodiesterase 1: MSHSHSHSHVGYLVPLNHNLDEEPSLPKLPISGGANLIGRNNIAVSDKRLSRNHLTLTASPGGGAASLLVEGTNPIVVNSGNKRRKLNSLESATVSDGDVIELIPGHHLFKYQVLPRRGGGGRNNNQPHHDDEVERGRNAVVAQNAGRSRLCEEEAIRDFRVPEDELPCTFRLLRVKGLPAWANTCSVSIGDVIQGDIQIAILSNYMVDIDWLIPACPALSKVPHVLVIHGESDERVNYLKRSKPANWTLHKPPLPISFGTHHSKAMLLVYPRGVRIIVHTANLIHVDWNNKSQGLWMQDFPWKDQNSLSKGSGFENDLVEYLSMLKWPEFSVKLPSHGNFSICPSFFKKFDYSDAMVRLIASVPGYHSGTGLKKWGHMKLRSLLQDCTFDEEFKKSPLVYQFSSLGSLDEKWMTELGSSLSAGLSEDKTPLGMGEPQIIWPRVEDVRCSLEGYAAGSAIPSPLKNVEKAFLRKYWAKWKAEHTGRDRAMPHIKTFTRYNGQNLAWFLLTSANLSKAAWGALQKNNTQLMVRSYELGVLFLPSLLKRRGTGFSCTSNVTLSEDKCPAHETSEMKKTKLVTLTGLTMETTPSSSEVIIPLPVPYELPPKPYSSEDVPWSWDRRYTKKDVYGQVWPRM; encoded by the exons AtgtctcactctcactctcactctcacgtTGGCTACTTGGTTCCACTGAACCACAATTTAGACGAAGAACCCTCGCTTCCCAAGCTACCCATCTCAGGCGGCGCTAACCTCATCGGACGGAACAACATTGCCGTCTCGGACAAGAGGCTCAGCCGCAACCACCTCACTCTAACCGCTTCTCCCGGCGGCGGCGCCGCTAGTTTACTTGTCGAGGGGACCAATCCGATCGTCGTCAATTCCGGGAACAAGAGAAGGAAGCTCAACTCTCTTGAATCAGCCACCGTTTCTGATGGCGATGTCATCGAGCTCATTCCTGGTCACCATCTTTTCAAATACCAAGTGTTGCCTcgtcgtggtggtggtggtcgcaACAACAATCAACCTCATCAT GATGATGAGGTTGAGAGAGGAAGAAATGCAGTAGTGGCACAAAATGCGGGGCGTTCTCGGTTGTGTGAAGAAGAGGCGATTCGTGATTTTCGCGTTCCTGAGGACGAATTGCCTTGTACCTTTCGACTTTTGCGTGTGAAAGGGTTACCAGCTTGGGCAAATACTTGTTCTGTTTCAATAGGTGATGTTATTCAG GGGGATATTCAAATTGCTATCCTTTCAAACTACATGGTTGACATTGACTGGTTAATTCCTG CATGTCCTGCACTTTCAAAAGTTCCCCATGTGCTTGTTATTCATGGAGAGAGTGATGAGAGGGTGAATTACTTGAAG AGAAGCAAACCTGCAAACTGGACTCTGCACAAACCGCCACTGCCGATTTCATTTGGAACACACCATTCAAAGGCCATGCTTCTTGTATATCCTCGAGGAGTAAGAATCATTGTGCATACAGCAAACTTAATTCATGTAGATTGGAACAACAAAAGCCAAGGTCTGTGGATGCAAGATTTTCCATGGAAAGATCAAAATAGTCTAAGCAAGGGATCTGGATTTGAAAATGATCTGGTTGAATATCTCAGCATGTTGAAG TGGCCAGAATTCTCGGTTAAGCTTCCATCTCATGGAAACTTCAGTATATGTCCATCTTTTTTCAAGAAGTTTGATTATAGTGATGCAATG GTTAGATTAATTGCATCTGTACCTGGATATCATTCTGGTACTGGTTTGAAAAAGTGGGGACATATGAAGTTGCGTTCACTGCTCCAAGATTGTACATTTGATGAAGAGTTTAAGAAATCACCCCTTGTTTATCag TTCTCCTCCCTTGGTTCTTTAGATGAAAAATGGATGACTGAGCTGGGATCATCATTGTCAGCTGGTCTCTCTGAAGATAAAACACCCCTTGGTATGGGGGAGCCTCAAATAATATGGCCTAGAGTAGAAGATGTCAGATGCTCATTAGAG GGCTATGCAGCTGGAAGTGCAATTCCAAGTCCTTTGAAGAATGTGGAGAAAGCATTTTTGAGGAAGTATTGGGCGAAATGGAAAGCAGAGCACACTGGTCGTGA CCGTGCAATGCCCCACATAAAAACTTTCACTCGCTACAACGGTCAGAATCTTGC TTGGTTCTTGTTAACTTCAGCAAATCTGAGCAAAGCTGCCTGGGGAGCTCTTCAGAAGAATAATACTCAGTTAATGGTTCGGTCATATGAG TTGGGAGTGCTCTTTCTACCATCATTATTGAAACGACGCGGAACTGGATTTTCTTGTACTAGTAATGTTACACTATCCGAG GATAAATGTCCAGCACACGAAACTTCTGAAATGAAGAAAACAAAACTGGTAACCTTAACTGGGTTGACAATGGAGACTACACCTTCATCATCTGAAGTTATCATCCCATTGCCAGTGCCCTACGAGCTCCCTCCCAAGCCTTACTCTTCCGAAG ATGTGCCTTGGTCTTGGGACAGGCGGTATACCAAGAAAGATGTCTATGGTCAAGTTTGGCCTCGGATGTAA